From the Opitutales bacterium genome, the window TGGCATATCGGTATCGATAATCCCAAATGGAACCAAAGCGCCAACGACGTAGCAATCACGCCTGACGGCAAACATCTTTACGTAAGCTGCGTCCGCGAAGGGGTGTATCGCATGAATTTAGATGGCTCCGACGCAACCAAAGTCCTCGACAAAAACGCTAACGGTATCGAAGTAAGTCCAGACGGCACACGCCTGATCATCTCAAGCGGCATCTACTCCATCGAGGAAGACGGCACCCTCAAGAGCACCGGCATCAAACTCCAGCTACCCAAAGAAGGCTACCGTTACACAGACGGACTCCGCTGTGATGTCGAAGGAAACATCTACGTATCGCGAGCGGCAGCAAAAGGGGGAACGGCGGCAGTCCATGTATTCGACCCCGAAGGTAACCACATCAAAAACATCAAGGTCGATTTCCGAGCAGTCCATAACATCTGCTTCGGCGGCCCAGACGGCAAAACCCTCTTTCTTGTGTGTCCCGGAAAAAAAGGATTCATCGCCAGCTATCAAAATGACATCCCTGGAAGAAATCTAGCCGACCTCGCTCGCTGGGGCCTATAAAACTGATCGGTCCATTGTAAAAATCCATGGGGGGGGCGCTCCCGAGGGCTTCTTGACCTCAGAGGCCTAGATTAGAGCCTTCCAAAGAGTGAGCCCCGCCCAGGCTTATTTTAGACCTAAATTGCCAAGCTGGGGCTTGGCGTTACTAAGAATGAGGTATTTCTGCCTAGATAGCCTCTCGTTTGACCGATTGGTGTCGAGCTGAGCGAGCCTCAGATGCGTGATTTGTATTTGTCCGCTAAATGC encodes:
- a CDS encoding SMP-30/gluconolactonase/LRE family protein, which gives rise to MKNLITTLALITSSLLSIPAHAVIEVQATQLSQVLGTGKLEGAVSDTAGNFYFCNMNTEGLEIKKNGTIGVIPAGESEAQLFLTLPEGIRGNGLRIGPDGNLYMADQLGGNLVRINIETKAVDVLWHIGIDNPKWNQSANDVAITPDGKHLYVSCVREGVYRMNLDGSDATKVLDKNANGIEVSPDGTRLIISSGIYSIEEDGTLKSTGIKLQLPKEGYRYTDGLRCDVEGNIYVSRAAAKGGTAAVHVFDPEGNHIKNIKVDFRAVHNICFGGPDGKTLFLVCPGKKGFIASYQNDIPGRNLADLARWGL